The Apostichopus japonicus isolate 1M-3 chromosome 10, ASM3797524v1, whole genome shotgun sequence genomic sequence CAGTAATATTGAAAGTaagagtacatgtacagtacatatgaaCATCGTAGACAATCCATGATGCAACTTTTACAAACCACCATGAACCAGTTTACGAAATTTTGACCGTTTTCAAAGAAATCCTATTTCAAGAGGAacaaaagtgtacaatttgTTTATTGGGAATTTATAGTGTTACAATGAATTACAAAATAGATAATAAGATAAATATTTTCAGcaatttcctttcctttcctgtCAAAATGGAAATCAATCCGGAATCAACTTTTACTGATTGTATCATGTTCCTTGGTTCAAAAGCCTGTACTTTGTCTGACTATGATAACATTTACACTTGCTTCCTCTTCCACAATgatatttacagtatatatacagtatagtaatCTCTCTATAATGATCTCACATGGCCTTGTGGACTTTTACTTAAAACAGGAAACAAGACCAAATACCTTTTCACTTGGTCACCAGTTTTCTGATAAACTAACCAGTTTTCTGATGAACTGACTATTTTTCAGATGAATTAACCATTTGAGCTGGGTATAGACTCGAAATatgattttacattttatttttaatcaaaACTGTAAGACTCTCCTAGATTGAAACAGTATCTTCAACTAACAAgcaaattaatgtaattaacaaGTAATTGATCATCTTGATTTCAATTCTGAAGATATTATACTGTAACATTAACCCTGATATATTTTTCACATTAATTAGtaatttaatgaaaatttaTCACATGTATGCAAGGAGCCACTCAGCATATTTGACAACTACTGAAAACTGTTAATTAAATATTACAGGCTGATACCATGCGATTTACATTACAGGTTTATACTGTACAATTTAGCTGCAGTAGGGAAGTATTAAGTAACTAAAAGCAATACTTCCTTGGTAATGGCACAGGACTGAACCAAACATAcagaacaaagaaagtaaaacatTGATGCCCCTTCAAGTATAAACAGAAGATTGAAAACTCTGAGAATCAGTCCAAATACAtaattttttagattttttatCTGATTGTAGATCCATGACATGCTCATTAAATGTCCAACTAATTAGTTTATtctgaaaagaaatataaaatatgcctCATCAAGTAAAGCAGAGTTGGCCAAGGAAAATAGTCatagtgactattcttgaatcTCTGCAGACctaatttattcatatatacacaaatataaaaataaaaataattcagCTTTTACTTTACAAAACATCTTCTGTACTGTAATTCTTTTAATTAAAGAGATTCAATGAATTATGATTGTACAGTAATTTTGTGTCAAGGAGATTTGGTTTTTGGATGGAAAAATTGCAAGCTTTATTTTGAAGATCAAGGCAACTTGTAAGACGCTGGTAAAATAACTCTAGAGAACAGACGATCTCTTTAACATTGAACCTTACCTAACGCACatgtatgtacaatatatagcCTACTAGTTTAATGCTATGCAGGCAGTGTAAGGAAGTGAAGTGATATACTGTACTGGCAGTGACATGTACATGTAGATATACACCATGTTAActttggtacagtacagtacagtagagtacagtatataggtACATAGATTCCTGATGAATTCCAGAATGggtgaaaaaataaaaatttaactttcaaaTTAAAGCTTACTGTTTCTTCTGAGGTGTACAGAGATTATAATAGAAGTTAGAATGTAATCCCTTTGTCAAATCAAGAAGTCTCTGTACTGTAACGTTGAACCTTTTTATGGTACTTTTTATGGAACCTTTTTATGGTACAATACAATAGGTACTGTACACAGATACACAGAGTGTACAAGAAACACATTTTAACCGTAGAGCTTTCTGAATTTTCTGAAGTGCATAGAAAGCAGGATTAGGATGCAATACCATTGTCAATTCAGAAGTAAATAGGTCTCTGTTTTAACAGGGTAAACCATATTAGGATACACACATACTGTGCGTTAGACACACAGAGTGCATTGGTCCTACTATATATTAAAGCACCCATAGGTACTGAATGTGAGCTCAAAATTGAGCATGTGTCTGAATACACACACATGATCACACAGACCAGTCGTTGGTGTGGATGGACATGTTACAGAATTGTAGAAATTCCTAGAAATACAAACATCAATTGGTATCAGAGTTAATACAAGGAATATCACATTTCACTTTATGTACCAAAATTCAGTGGGCATTACTACCTTGCTAAAGACGTTCACATTATCAAGACAGCTTGTGTACACAAAAGATGACCATGCAATAATACACTTATTATTCCAAATCAATCAAAAAATGTGACTCTGAACTCATTTTGTGTAGTCACTATAAGTGCAGTAGTCCATTCACGCTTAATGTCTCATAGTGGGTTTATTAAGTTGATTTCCTCATCTCGGAAGAGCCACTTTGAAACAGTCTGCCCTACCTGCATGAGGTAAAGTGAATGCCCTGCTGTCCAAAGAAACTTGTCAGTACAGTATAATGCAATAAAGTACAGTAccatacagtgcagtacagcacagtatagtgcagtacagtactgtacagtgcagtacagcaCAGTTTAGTGCAGTACTGAACAGTGCAGTACTGCATAGTagagtatagtacagtacagtgcagtacagtacagagcAGTACAACACTGATATAGTGCGgtactgtacagtgcagtactgcatagtacagtatagtgcagtactgtacagtgcagTGCAGTGCAATACAAtgcagtacagtgcagtatagtacagtacagtactatactgtactgcactATACAGTAtagaacagtacagtatattacagAATTACAGTACAGAGCAGTATAGTACTGTctagtgcagtacagtactgtcaagtacagtgcaatacagtacagcacagaCCAGTACAGTATAATGCAGTGCGGGTACAGTAGAACAAAGACAAGAAACCagcatgtacatactgtacatatataatatacatatagtacTGTACTTTATCCAAGTCACTTAAACTACAGTACTATGTATATAGCATACATACACTCTTATTGTACCACTCCCCACAGTGTTAACCTGTTCTTCACTGAACCTAACCATGAAAGTATAATCCTGTTAGGGGAGTTCTTCTACCAACTACCAACTAGCTGTATACTCCAATTTTGCCTACAAACAGAATTCAGTTACTATATGGCCTACTAATGTCATCCATTGACTTTACCAGTACTGTTCTAACTATATGTGTGACAGTCACACTGGTTGTTTCGTTCCCATAACAGCTGTTTGATGACATTTAGCTGAGCTCGACCACAATCATCACTGAAAGTATTAGACTCCACAACTAATACATGATAAAGTCCTAGTGTACAGGTGATGCATTGTAACACAGTGACACTGACCTACATATCAACATGGTAAAAAGATGAGTCATTTTAACAAATAGATCATATGACTACTTTGTGACAATATTTGTCAATTTTTCATGTGTAttgacaaacaaacaacataaGTTTAAAGTTTAACAGAAAGAAGGATCTGGGTAGCACCTACTTTGACTTGTTGAGAACTGCAAAGACACacaactttaagaaaaaaaaattacataaaaacatgaaatataataCATTTAAACTTTCCACCATACAGTAGTCAGACAAACAGAAATCATTCAAAACAGACTTACATACAGATATATAAAgacagacggacagacagacaaaaaAAAGTCCAGTCTTCAGTAAAAGATAGTACCATCCTTATATTACATAACCTACAAGAAAACCCACATGTGTGAGAAACTCACCTTTAATCTGTAACTCAATCCTCTCTACACAATAGTACAACATTTCCTCTTTTTATGCTTGTGTGGATCCTGCAATCTCATGATCTCCACCACGCAATCGGCGAACACCTCGTTCACGTTTAAACACTGTTTGGCGGAGGTCTCGTAGAAGGGTACCTCCCACTGGTTGGCTAGAATCATGCCCTCGCTGGTGGGGACCTGCCGATCCGGTTCGAGGTCCGCTTTATTGCCTACCAGTACCATGGGGACGTCCTCCCTCCCCTTGACACGTATAATCTGCTCCCGTAGCACCACGACGTCCTGATGGCTCTGTTTGCTGGTGACGCTGTAAACTATGACGAATCCCTGTCCGTTCCGTATGTATAAATCTCTCATGGACGCAAACTGTTCGGTCCCTGCCGTGTCCAGGATCTCCAGTATGGCCATGGTGCTCTCCACCTCTATAGCTTTGCGGTAGAAGTCCTCTATGGTCGGGTCGTACTTTTCCACAAAGTTTCCGAGCACAAACTGTACGGTTAATGCACTCTTGCCGACACCCCCACTGCCGAGGACCACCACTTTGTATTCCCTCATCGTGAAGTAATGCCCTGAATTCCTCGGATGAAGTAGAAATGAGATATACTGTAGGGCCCCTTCTactgacctactgtacagtgcCTCTTTCAGAGATTTCGGCTAGATTCTCCACCTGTGAAAAGGGATAATAGAGAGAAGCACACGTACAGTAATAAATGTATGCACAGCGTACGATACTGAAGACAACTATAACATACATTTCTCCAGAATTCAACATATGTGAAAGCAAATATAATGTTATACAGTAGTTAAGTAAAAATCCCACTACATAGGCTTCTGTATATAGAATACATGTCAacaacttttcatttcatgttgcAAGTACCTGTACTtaaaaatttaatacaaacccagggaataatgtatccagtACCCACACTGTAAAATGCTAGAATCAGCAAGGTCAaatgctacacaagtgccattttttcccccttccttctttttttttttgacgcAGGAACCAGTGAAGTAATTTATCATGAGGCAAAATTCAGAAACTTCAAAATGCTGCACAAAATGTTAACACTATATTCCCTAATACCCATAATACATGGATCCATATAAAACCAGGCATAAGGTCTGGATTGACAAAGGTTGCTTGATTATTGCGATGGCAAATGGTGGTTAAGTTTCAAAAATTTAGTAAAGTATttcaaaaatggaacaaaattcCTTTGGTTTGATCAAAATATATAGGAAGGTTGAATGAACTCTTCCATCAGCCATATTATAACCTTCCTATTGTTATGAGTCAGATATAATTGTGTGGTTAtccaatttcaaatttttccaCAATTGACAATTCTGATGCAACCAACAAATAACTAACCACCTGGCCACAGTAACAACTACAAGGGTAGATATGGTAAGCATGTGCAGATTTCTCTCTGAAGAAAGTCCTTttacagtatacagtaacaCAGTAATTTACAGCATGGGTTTCCTTTGTTGAAGTTGGACATGGTTGACTGACCACTTTTGAATGGTGCTACCATAACTCTGAGTCATCAGAAATCACAACAACAGCAAAGTCCATGGATATAAACACCATCAGCAAATTTGAAAGTTCCACTACAGCTATTCTGAATCAGAAATATTACTTAAGTGATTGCATCAGCATTTCTGACCACCATGACCAACTGCCATAAACTAACTGTAACAGCATGGTTAACAAGAAAGTGTTCATGAACTCTTTAAAATCATTTGTGCTGCTTTTTACCATATCAATGGAATATTGGTATCAATTTACTATATCAATATTTACAGTATCAATGGAAtatataggagtgttagctcagtggttaacgccggtgcctttcaatcataagatcccgagtttgagtcactccaagattcaTGTATGTCGTtacagttacagagttgttgacatttgacaattcataatcatggacgttaaatataaatctaagagactgacttcggtcagcttgcggctttgagccaatgatggcttcttcgcaagttcctgcttgcaggaggatctaaaatacatagaCATGCATATCATAGTAAGGCAGCAATTTCCAGTATTGGTCTCCTTCTGTGAGCTTGGTAACAGCTGACTGAGTTTGACTACCGACCTCCATGAGTCATCAGGCAACGCTACAACCCTACAGAGTACGTAAGTGTATACATGCCATCAGCTTTCCTCTAGACAAACATGATCACCGCATTGCTGCTACCTCTGTCTGTACCTTTGCACTTTTACTTTAACTACCAGCACACTGTAACatgcacatatatacagtattccATCAAGAGCTTCTCTTCCTCTGCAAACATAACTGAAAACATTTGagatttttctttttggggggaTTCTCTGTTGGTTATGTCCTATGCGGGTTATGTCCTGGTTATGTTGGTTATGTCTTATGTCCTGCTGGTAAATGTCCTATGGAAGTTCAGTGAACAATTCACAAACCTAGTATGGTATAACTTTTCAGTTTCTTTCTAATTGCTGTTCATTAAATTGGAAACACTGACGAAATACTGcacttttttttcatcttcttcgTCGTTCAACTGACGAGGACTGTCCGAAACTTCAAAAATGATGGATATGCATACATATCTCTATATTATATTTGTGTGTCATTTTCAAAGGGtggtgtacagtacagtaccttacaATATAAAAGCTGACAGGTCTCACACATTAAAGATCACTGCTTAATAGGGCCAAGGACAAACTTCAGAGTGTAAGTAGATTTATGTTGTATCGCAGGTGGAGCTTAATGGCGCACATGCCACATAAGATGCTATTTTAAACTTTTGCAGGTGCACACCCATATAATTCCGGTTTCTCCATGATACATGCCTAATCAATCTGAAGGAATTACGATGGTAGGTGAAGCAGTATCACACTTTGGCTAAGGAGGACGTCTGAATGATGAAACAAAGCTTACTCATTATGCATTTAAGAATAACAAAAAGCTACTCAAGGGCTGTCGATGGTGGTAACAATACGTCAGTACACTTCAAGACTGTGATTGAAAACACAAATTTCTACAAAACTACTGTGAGAGGTTGCCAAGTTACTAGTGTACCGGTACAGTAGGTCTGCGGTCTGCCTGCTTTAGTGTGCAGTACTGAAGGCTTTGTTTAAAAACCAATGGTTTGTTCTTTGTTCCACaacgaatattttatttaatgtcaACTTCTCCAACACTGAAGTACTCTTAATAGAAGGGAACCATATGACTACATATAGACTCTAGAAGTGGTTGACTAGTTTACAGAATGCAAAAATTGATGCATAACAAACTGCAGTCACTACTTGTACATTGCAACAGAAGATTACACTACAACAGCTGAATATTGTGCATGTCATTTCCTCAATAACATTGACTGTGAGCTACTGTAAACAGTACATGTGAGTATGTGTTGTGAGGACTGAATCTCACACACATTTGTGCTAATAATTCAAAAGATTGCATATATACTACGTGTACTGCTTAATAGGCAGAATAGAAAAAGAATTAACAGATCACTTTCACTTTTATTACAGCAATTCTGGACCCTGGACATTCTGacatattttaaagtcacctttATTATCTTCCAGCTccttccaccccccctccccaacccctcatcctccccaccccttattaaattaaatttacctCTTTCTCTGACAACTCCAGAATTTGTTCCCCAATGCTAAGCAAGAGCTGTCTAGCCACTTTTTGAACAATGCTAACAACCTTGCATGACACCAAAGAAGGCATTTCACAAAGAATGATTCTGTCATTATTCAGTATATAACATAAATTACAATGTAAATaaccatatatttatatgcatatATTGGTAGACTACAGCAAAGAGGTAAATCAGTATAAATTATGACACCATAAAAATTTAACTGAACATGGAGAAATTGCTTGATTTCAGTCATTTGGATGGGTGTATATGCTATTGTAGACTGCTGAGGGATACTAGAATCACTGCTGGTAAATTTACTACTTAAGTCCTGTAAAATGTAAGTACACATGTATTGGTCGAACATCTTTATATACAGTAGCTTACAATTCATAACAAAGGTTCAGATTCTTCTGGAAGAAACTAGTGTATGTGcagtatcatgtttttttgcaaCTTGAAAGAAACTTACAAACCCTGTACAGaacaaatgtactgtacagtgtacattGATACAGTAGCTCTTTTGTCATTCAGCTATTTAGACATACAATTCTCAGGTGATaatactgatatatatttacCTAAGTATGCAGATGATACCAAGTTGATTGTCAGAAACACACATCATTCAAATAACTTGACATTGTTGTTTCTCATTTTCTAGTAACCCCCTGCTTTGATTAGGTTTAGGCCTAACTAACATAACAACAACTTGAACAAGCCTCAACTCGAacagtaggcctaacgttagtcaTTATTTGTATGTAGGCAAGTCTTTACCAAGACATAGGGCATAACATTTATTCAAGCTGATGTAATAACATCAATGTCAACCTTGTACAACACATTCGAGAAAACAAGCTTAAAAATTACATCGCACATTTTCAAAAACTTATTAACTGCATTGCTACTTACCTTGTTGGCAGTTAACTAACTGTTAGTACTGTATAGGTTGATCACACAGTACTACCGTACATAACGTTATATACTACTAAGTACGGTAATACTAAGCTCCTACTCCTAGTACTAGTGTGGCCTGTAGGCTACTACTGTAACGTTAAGTACACGCAACTTATTATCTCATGAAGTGTTAACTTTGAACTAAGTTGAAGGCGCAAGTAAAAGTCCCATAAAGGTAAACTGTCGAAAATGACAAGCGTCATCAAAGTGTTTCAACGCCGTAATGAAAATGTTAACCTAGAAAACTACTCTGATGGTAAAACTATGTCAACAAAGGCTATCAAATTGAAGTTTACTCACTTGTTAAACATTTTTTGCCGACGATTCACGTATAACGGAGACACTAACTACAATACCGCCCGGAAGTTCTTACAAAACAGGACGGGAGTCCTGCTAAGTTACATGTAGCTGTGCATGCATGAACGTTGAGTGTACTTAATCCCTAGATATACTATACCGCGCATAATACGCAAAACAGCAAATGGTACCTATCATGAGCAGACATATGAGTAGACAAAACTTGAATCTGAACAATTTTGAAGGTTTgtttaaccatggaggtaaaaacagacaaaatttATGCTGTAAATGTAATATGACCGAAATTATTTTCGTTCAGACAATAATAATTTTGCTTCTGCTCTATTTGTTATTGCTTTTCTCGTGGATTTCCCTCATCAGTGATGTTAGTTTACATCTGTAATCAGTGCATACTGGAAGAAGAACTATATTAATTTCTAGGGCGTAACCCTTTTACGTGATGAAATAATGATTGCAAACTGGTATTGATATAGGATGTTGCAATCGCCATACATACAGCTTCTCATCTTCTCCCAGAAGCAAAGTCACCCAATGAAGTCTGTCGGTGaaaatttttcattaaattagTTTGATTGTCAAAATGTGGGGTAGGCTACATGCATGAATGAAAACATGGCGCGGTGTATAGATAGGGGCGAATGAAAAGCCACCCACCGAATGTCCGAGAGTTTAAGAAGTACAATGGCTATTCAATCTTCAACAGCATTCACCCTTCGTTTTTATTTGTGGTGGGATGTGGGGGATTGTGGATGCACAGGCGATCTATGTTTTGTTAAAAGATGAGGCCAGACTGCCAGGGTTATCAccaggggggtaggagccgggggagGCACTGGGggacgagtggtggttgtggaatgagaaagtgcccctctgatgt encodes the following:
- the LOC139975341 gene encoding ras-related protein Rap-2c-like encodes the protein MREYKVVVLGSGGVGKSALTVQFVLGNFVEKYDPTIEDFYRKAIEVESTMAILEILDTAGTEQFASMRDLYIRNGQGFVIVYSVTSKQSHQDVVVLREQIIRVKGREDVPMVLVGNKADLEPDRQVPTSEGMILANQWEVPFYETSAKQCLNVNEVFADCVVEIMRLQDPHKHKKRKCCTIV